ggacaactcctgcaagagctacggctgacccaaggccattccagaagctgtaagtggaggagtggggaatcaagcccagttctcccagataagagtccgcacaagtaaccactacaccaaactggctctctccgttggaactctctgtctagggcagtgttgctctgtattcttggtgcttgggggggcacaatggggggcttctagtgtcttggccccactggtgaatttcctaatggcacttggggggggggttggccactgtgtgacacatagtgttggactggatgggccattggcctgatccaacgtggctcctcttatgttcttaacctcctGGTGGAGCTCAGAGATCTCTCGCTATGACAGCTGACCTCCAGACAgttgagatcagtttccctggagaaaatggctgctttggagggtggactctctggcgtTGTACTTGTggcccttccccaggctccactcccaaaatatccaggtatttcccaacccagggccgGCAACCCTTGGTGCTGagctctgcaatctggagatctGACCAGATGAAATCTGGGAGATTTTCAGGATCCACTTGGAGGTTAGTAACCCTGGCCCAAGACCAAACCTGGGTCACTTTGGTCATAGGCCTCGACTGTAGCCACTGCAGcatattttgttgttcagtcgcacagtccgactctttgcgaccccgtggaccaagtcacgccaggccctcctgtcttccaccatcctccgaagtccactcaaattcgtgtttgtgacatcagtaatgctgtccagccatatcctcttttgccgtccccttcttcttttgctttctgtctttcccagcatcaggatcttctccagtgagtgctcccttctcattcagtggccaaaggatttgagcttcagcttcagcatctgactttccagggaacagtcggggttgatttcccttaggactgactgattggatcttcttgcagtccaagggactctcaagagtcttctccagggagggctcctttctcattgggtggccaaagtatttgagcttcagcttcagcatctgactttccagagaacagtctgggttgatttcccttaggactgacgggttgcatcttcttgcagtccaagggactctcaagtgtcttctccagggagggctcccttctcattgggtggccaaagtatttgagcttcagcttcagcatctgaccttccagggaacagtctgggttgatttcccttaggactgactgattggatcttcttgcagtccaagggactctcaagagtcttctccagggagggctcctttctcattgggtggccaaagtatttgagcttcagcttcagcatctgactttccagagaacagtctgggttgatttcccttaggactgacggactggatcttcttgcagtccaagggactctcaagagtcttctccagggagggctcccttctcattgggtggccaaagtatttgagcttcagcttcagcatctgaccttccagggaacagtctgggttgatttcccttaggactgacgggTTGCATCTTTCCTGCACCATACTGCCTCTCTGTAAAAAAGATAGGAAACCCCGCTGTTGCTCAGCGGCCCAGGAAACgccctctgcacatgctcagacatctgtcttttatgaatcctttcctTAGCAACTTCCCCCAGCCCCAACGCTCCTCCCAAAGTTAAGGAGCGCACGCAGGATTTCTAGCGTCCCCTCTCCacgttttctctttccttttttctcctcagcctccttccctcttAAAAAGGGATCTGCCCCTTTAAGAAGAAGGCGGGGCTTAGGGAAGCGCGGCGAGCCGAAAAGGTTCGCGTTCCATCTCCATGGaggcgcttccccccccccgaacGCCTAGGAACTACGTCACCGTGCGGGCAACGAGGCCCCCTCGCGGGCCGGTGAGGGCGGAAGGCGGCCACGGACGTGGCTGGGGCTGCCCGCGGCGAACGCCTGGAGGACCCCGCGGCGCCCGAGCCCCTGGCTTCCTCCAGTGAGTCATCCTTCGCGTCGGGAGCCGCGTCACTTTGTTGACAGAGATTCGGAGAGCGGCGGTGCGGACGCGGAAGGCGGCTGAGGAGGGGGCGGGAGGAAGCGGAGGGGTCAGGCGCTGCTCGGgagacccccccctccctgggGCTGGGAACCTGTCCGCCTTTttaccccttcccccctcccggtATGCTGCTGGTCCTCTGCCCCTGGtgacccccctcccctcttccttcctcctttgctTGAAGGGGGGACAAGGGGAGCCGCAGGGCCTGCAGGTGGTGGCCCCAGGCAGTCTGGTGAGTGGGGAGGGGCGCTGTTGGCCCCCTGGGGAGcgatttgggggtgggaggggcaaactaggcaactacCTAGGGCgccaaccttctgggggcaccaaattgggcacctccgCATGggactcggtgacgttatcagtgcaggaggggtgCCTGAAATTTGCCTTGCCTACGGTGCCAGTCTAGGGCAGAGGGGGGGCATAGGAGCCCTTGCCCTGCTTGGGGTGGAGGAGAATGAGCTCCGTGAAGGCCGCGCAGGGGATGGAAAAGGGTGCTGAGTGGGCATCCCCTGCAAAGATGCATGCccagaatttagggttgccaactcccaagtTGGGAGGgtggttcctggagatttgggggtggagcttctggAGGACCGGGGCCTCAGTGGGGGGCAGCCTCCGAAGCGCCCCTTTTCTCCCCGGGGAACGGGGagaaaacatatgaagctgccttatactgaatcagaccctcggtccatcagtattgtctgctcagactggcagcggctctccagggtcgcaagctgaggtttttcatgcctacttgcctggacccttttgagttggagatgccggggattgaacctgggaccttctgcttaccaagcaaatgctctaccactgagccactgtaccTCCCTTAAAGTTCCGTTCGttccttgtgaacatatgaagctgccttatactgaatcagacccccctcagtccatcaaaatcagtattgtctactcagactggcagtggctctgcagggtctccagctgaggtttttcacgcctacttgcctggactcttttttagttggagatgccagggattgaacctgggaccttctgcttaccaggcagatgctctaccactgagccaccagcaGTGAGccaccagcagtggctctccagggtctccagctgaggtttttcacgcctacttgcctggaccctttttagttggagatggcagggattgaacctgggaccttctgcttcccaagcagatgctctaccactgagccaccgtccctcccctgaccagcagtggctctccatggtctcaagcggaggttttccatgcctacttgcctggacccttttcagttggagatgccggggattgaacctgggaccttctgtttaccaagcagatgctctgccgctgagccactgtccctctcctggttgccagttgagttagtttcaaggttttggttagaTTTACtggttagattcaaggttttggtcatgacttttaaggccttgagcggtctgggaccgatgtatctacgggaccgcctcttccACTACGGCCAGTAATCGAAagctgctggtgatccctggcccgaaagaggtccggttgtcctcaacgagggccacggctttctcagtcctggccccaactcggtggaacgctctgccagaagacatcagggccctgcgggatcttttacaggccctgtaaggcagagatgttctgccaaacCCTTTGCAGAAGGACAGCTACGGTTGCCGTCCTGGCactttttcctccccaccccctcttggggggattctcccacccccctgatgtgatccaataactgaataaaagcactttaaagacgccatgaggtttttaaaaatttttaatgtaattgattttatatatgtgtgtgtgttttttacgGTTGTACATTGCTCTGAGCCTGGCGTTAGCcgggatagggcgattcattaAATGTAATATAATAATAATCTCTGCTGTCCGGaggtcagttataattctgggagatctccaggtagagATCTTTAGCTACCCCTGGTGTATAGGGTCAACAGCTGgatggatttaattaagggggaacaactGGTGAAGCAATAAAGATGTCAAAATAGGAAATAATCATGTAAGCGAatcctttctaattgtgggaagttaaccGAGACTctgtttttaaacggaggctagatggccatctgatagcaatgctgatcctgtgaacttagggggaggtgtttgtgaatttcctgcattgtgcaagggggttggactagatgaccctggaggtcccttccaattctatgattcttttaccatgtggctgcccacctggatcgagCATTGGTTGGAGTGCTGACCGAAACCAAAACTGTTTGGTAAAGGAGGTCATTCACTAAAaagtctcttttctttcttcccagcCTCTCTCCCATCCCGCCCCTCCACCCCGATACCAGACCCATAATGGCCCCCCGCCCCTTCCTCGtccctctcttctccctcctttccctcttcTCTGCAGCTTCCTCGGAGTCCCATTACAAGCAAGGGGCTTCGGTGATGCTGTACGTCAACAAAGTGGGACCGTACCACAATCCCCAGGAGACGTACCATTACTACCAGCTCCCTGTCTGCTCTCCGGAGAATATCCGCCACAAGAGCCTTACTTTGGGGGAAGTCCTGGATGGGGATCGCATGGCCGAGTCCATGTACGAGATCCGGTTCCGTGAGAACGTCGAGAAGAAGGTTCTCTGTGGGATGGAACTCTCGCCTCAGCAGGTAGGGATTCTGACGTCTGGACTGGGGGGAAGAGGCAGGGCCGTGGAAGTAGCATGACTGCAAGGATTCCTGaccttattttttaatttattgttattttatttggtgaatttatatcccgccctttcccagacgggctcagggcgaattggaaaagaaaggtcccctgtgcaagcaccagtcgtttccgattttggggtgacgttgcattcacaacgttttcacggcggactttttttacagggtggtttgccgttgccttccccagtcctctatgcttccccccaccaccaccagcaagctggggactcatttgaccgacctcggaaggatggaaggctgagtcgacctcgagctggctacctgaaaacccggcttccgccgggggatcaaactcagctcgtgagcagagcttaggactgcagcactgcagctttaacactctgtgccacggggctcttatagaaagtaggaaaaaggaaaggaaaggtcccctgtgcaagcaccagtcgtttctgactctggggtgacgttgcattcacaacgttttcacggcggacttttttacggggtggtttgtcattgccttccccagtcctctacgctcccccccccccccccgcagcaagctgggactcattttaccgacctcggaaggatggaaggctgagtcaacctcgagctggcgacctgaaaacccagcttccgccggggatcgaagtcaggttgtgagcagagctttggactgcagtactgcagctttaatgctttgcgccacggggcttgaTTACCTGTTTACAACCaggtaaaaccagtcaaatacaataaaaccaataaaatacaacgCAGTTCTATATAACAGAGGTGGGCGGGTTCATAGTGCAGGTTAGGATAGGatcagtggcccagatataatAATTCAGATGATGGATCAGTGTGGGGGAGGATAACAGATGGTGTATAGGCAATAAGGAgaaggacgcccgcttgcctcaaccaaacacctggtggaatggctccgtcttacaggcccttagcacaggggcgttgaactcatgttttacgagggccggatttgacataaatgaaaccttgctgGTTCGGGCCGtttgtgtcgtaaaatgtaatgccagatagtggagatgtaaactttataaaggacacaaacacgcttaaaagatttttttaaaaaacttaaaagatgcttaaaagattagcactcttgcaacattTTTGGTTATTTAACTGTTTCTGGTAACTGACAACTCTTGTTCTGAAGTATTACCTCAAAATCTGGAGGCAGTGTCTTTGCTCCAGCAATCTGTAATGCTGCTCAGGTGTCGTTCAGGTGTGTGCCCGTAAGTCGCAAggctacttttgatttattgacattcgttacagaaatctcatggtcagtgctttgagcctaagacccaggggaaaacatgaaacggctgggcattgcaagcttttgtacacgTTGCTTCAAGCGCTGGTCAGCCCATGGTGAAAATAGAGCCTTTGCTCTGTATCTTGactgagcgagcctggcaaaacaagctgttatgcagaaggaagcgagagagggaaaaggaagcgggcaacagtgagttgctcggaggcctgataggagccctccgggggcctgattcagcccccgggccacatgtttgacacccgtggcatagacagtactgaccttgatgaaccagtgGTTTCAtccagtatgaggcagcttcatgtatccaTGCACAGTGTCTTTCCATAGTCAAATTTCTCACTGTGCTTTCTTATTGTAGTGAATCGTGTTGGGCTAGAATGCAGGCAACGTGGGTTTTATTTTTCTTGGGTTTGGAAGAGAATTAGATTAGATTTGGGAGTTATGGAAGCCAGACACCTCTGACTCCTTCTCCGTGGGGTTGACGGAGGGGAAGCAATTGTTGAGCCAAGGGCCTGGATTCTCAAGTTTCTTTTGTTTCCGTTTCTACACCTTGTTGTCagccctctagagcaggggtcctcaaactacggcccgcgggccagatgcggcccgctgaggacgtttatgcggcccgccgggttatggcaaaattagaccggaagtgacgttcgacctaaacccgcgttagcaacgcacacttccagcactgggctgaggcggcggagacagagtgtgaggtgataccgaggtgaggtgagttcccaggccggggtgtgtggtgtggggaagggagagagatgcagaagatgaaGAACTGACAGcctgcggccttgtacagtaatggcagtccggccctccaacagtctgagggacagtgaactggcccgctatttaaaaagtttgaggacccctgctctagaggaaccGGACGACCTCCATGTGAGACGCGACGCCGGGCTAAGCGGAGCCCTGCTCTaacccagcaggcctcttctgacgttcttacgCCCGTGGTCTTTCTCTGTGGCAGGTAGAGCGCCTCCGGCAGGCTATCGAAGAGCTGTACTACTTTGAATTCGTGGTGGACGACCTGCCCCTCCGCGGCTTCGTGGGCTACATGGAGGAGAGCGGGTTTCTGCCCCACAGCCACAAGATTGGCCTGTGGACCCACCTGGACTTCCACTTCGAGTGGAACGGGGACCGCATCATCTACGCCAACGTCAGTGTGCGCGACGTCAAGCCCACCAGCCTGGACGACGTCCGGGGCTCGGGCGCCCTCTCCGTCACCCACACCTACAGCGTCCGCTGGTCCGAGACGACCTCGGAGAGGCGCGGGGAGCGGCGGGGCAGCCGGGGCGGGGACGACGGCTTCTTCCCTCGCACCCTGGAGATCCACTGGCTCTCCATCATCAACTCCATGGTGCTGGTGTTCCTCCTGGTGGGCTTCGTGGTGGTCATCCTCATGCGGGTGCTGAAGAACGACCTGGCCCGCTACAACCTGGACGAAGAGGCCTCGTCCTCGTCCTCGGGGGACGACTTCGACCAGGGCGACAACGGCTGGAAGATCATCCACACGGACGTCTTCCGCTTCCCGCCTTGCCGCTCCCTCCTCTGCGCCGTCCTGGGGGTGGGCAGCCAGTTCCTGGCCTTGGGCACCGGCATCATCGGGATGGCCCTCTTGGGCATGTTCAACGTCCACCGCCACGGGGCCATCAACTCGGCCGCCATTCTCCTGTACGCCCTGACCTGCTGCGTCTCGGGTTACGTCTCCAGCAACTTCTACCGGCAGATCGGCGGCGAGCGCTGGGTGTGGAACATTCTGCTGACCACCAGCCTCTTCTCTGGTAAGGCGCCCGATCGTGCTGagttctctagggcaggggtgggattctagcaggagctcttttgcgtattcggccacacacccctgatgtagccaatcctcccagagcttatagggttcttcttacagggcctgctgtaagctccaggaggattggctacatcgtggtgtgtggcccaggggtggaattctagcaggagctcctttgcatattaggccacacccctctaacatagccagtcctccaagagcttacagggctcttcttacaaggcctactgaaaACTCCTGGAGGAGTGGCtgcagcagggtgtgtggccaggggtggaattctagcagaagctcctttgcatattaggccacacccctctgatgtagccaatcctctgagagcctTACAAGGAGCcagacctccaagagcttacaagtgtggcctaatatgcaaaggagctcctgctagaatttccacccctgctctagggtatgGCCGACAGGAAGCAGAGGGACTGAAGAGAGCTAgtttagtggtgaagtgtgcggactctttatttgggagaaccgggtttgattccccactcctccactcacacctgctgagatggccttgggtcagccagagctctggcagaggttgtccttgaaatggcagctgctgtgagagccctctctcacccccacccacttcacggggtgtctgttgtgggtgctcatactgattcagagagaagggcagggtataaatcgatggtcttcttcttccattcctcATGGAGAAATATTTTTTGTTGTCTCAAAGGACTGGGTCACTCTCCACTTCCTGAAATgtgccttagaatcatagagttggaagggacctccagggtcatctagtccaacctcttcctttcttctttcattccttcATACCATCCCTCCCCAGTGACCTATcttattcccccctcctccattttatcatcacaacagccttgtgaggtaggtcaggctgaataTGTGTGACTGACTCAAATGTCACTCGGCAAGCTTCCATGTCACAggtgggattcgaacctgggtttcccagatcctagttggacattaagaacataagagaagctatgttggatcaggccagtggcccatccagtccaacactctgtgtcacataagaacataagagaagccatgttggatcaggccaatggcccatccagtccaacactctgtgtcacataagaacataagaggagccatgttggatcaggccagtggtccatccagtccaacactctgtgtcacataagaacataagagaagctatgttggatcaggccaatggcccatccagtccagcactctgtgtcacataagaacataagagaagccatgttggatcaggccaatggcccatccagtccaacactctgtgtcacataagaacataagagaagccatgttggatcaggcgagtggcccatccagtccaacactgtgtcacataagaacatgagagaagccattgttggatcaggcgagtggcccatccagtccaacactctgtgtcacacagtggctaaaaatctCAGGTGCCGAAAGTGCAGGACTTCCGGTGTAATGGCGTGGTGTCGCTAAGCACTTTCCCGAGCTCCGGGAATTGCTTTGCTTTGCGGGGCATTTGGGGGGACTTCCCGATTGGGAGTACCCCCTAAAGAAGCGTCAGAAGACGCATCGCAGTTTGGGGTGCCTTTTGGAGACTGGACGGGTAGCGGAGGCTCTCCGCCCGGCTCCATTGAATCCCTGTAGCCGATGCCCAGCAACACTGTGGTGACGAACCGGGCCACCGGACAAGGGAGCAGACGGAGACAACATCTTTTATCCGCTGCATCAACCAACAAGAAAGACTTGTAAGTTGAAACAATATTTCCAAAAAGTATCCATCGAAACTGGGGATAGTGTTGTGAAGCGAGTACTGATATCGGGAGACGCAGAAACTAGAAAGCAGAAACTAGAAAGCAGAAAGTGTGGAGAGAGTGTGGAGAAGCGGAGAAGCGGCGCGGAGCGAAGAGACGAACGAATGATACAGATGTCTGTTTAATGACTAAATTATGATATAATTGGACTTTGAATATCAAGAATAAGAtccaagaagaaggaagaaggaagaaggaagaacttTGAATATCAAGAATAAGATCCAAGCGAGAAAACAGGCGGAGCTGACCGGGCAGAGAAGCGGACGGCGGGTAGACGCGGCGGCGGCAGAACTGCGCTCTGGAAGAAAAAGCGGCGGTCGGATCGATTGACGGACAGAGTAAGTAGCTGTTGGCAGGAAGATAGACGGAGAAACTTAAATGGAAAATAAACTGTAAAATGCTAGAGGCGGTAGGgtaaagaaagtgcaagagacaggaaagaagagaagaaCTGCTTGAAAGTGTTGTGGGCAAGATAGCTTAATGGTGGCAATGGTGTTGTTGAAAGTGAAACCATGAGGTGGGAAGGGAATGGCGTCTATCTGGGAGAGTTAGAGCGTTCAGGACTTGTATTGGTTTCCAGAGGAATGAAATTAAAAAGAGACTGAGTATATGATTTAGAAGGCATACATTGGATAAAGGGTGGAGAGATGGTTTTTAGCAGTGATTCCCTGCGGCTATCTCTCCACTGAAGATGGGTTTTTGACTATAAAGGAACTGTTTGGAATAAGCTGGAATAAACCCCCTAACATGGACAATTAAACTAAAGTGCAACAGGCCGGaaaaagaagaacagaagaaggaTAAACAGAGCTAACTGGAAAGGGAAAGTATAATATCAGATATATATTAGAAAAGACAATTATATTAAGGGTTCTGCAGTGATTGGGGAAGAAATTTATGGTTTATGATTCATGGTTTATGGTTTATGATACAGTTGCTGAAATAGGAGTAGTAACTCCACTGTGTAGTGGTATATTTTGGGTATTAGGGTAATGGTGTCATATATGAAATAGAAGTTGGAAAATTAATGAATTGTAGTTAAGGTAATTTGATGTGCTAAACtgaatgaactgaactgaattgatTTGTTTGTGGCTATATATGGACTGAACTAATTAGTTGCATTAATTTAACTAACTGTATTGACTGTATTGATCTAATTAATTAAGGGGATTCTCTGAGTAAGGGGATAGAAAACAGTGGGTTTAGGAAGATAAAATAACATTAATACTTAACCAAGAGGTAAAGGAAATTTTGTAGAAAATAGAGATGGGACCAAAAAAATTGGGACAAGGTACCCCCTCACCCacacctgggggaggggggaaactagTGTCAGAGGCAACAAATCAAGATGCCATCGAGAAGCTACAAAACATAGTGACGGCTGGCTTTAAACAAAACCAGGAAGCATTAGAGGTGATGAAAGCAGACCTAATGGGACAGATAATAAAAACTAACAAGCAGGTTGAAGAATTCCAAAAGCAATTGCTAGGGAATACTCAGCAGATTCACAGTTTGACTGCTAAAGTGGATAAGAtagagggaaaagaaaaagagatgtTCAACAAAGTTCAAGACAATGCAGAAAGAGTGGCCCAACTAGAGGAAAGGGTAATAAGACTAGAGGTGGAGAAGGCGGCCCACATATTACGCTTCCAGGACATACCGGAGGAAAAGAATGAGAATATAATAGAGAAGATTATGGAGATGTTGACTTTCGAAGACGAGGAATGtctggaggggggaaggagagacattGAGTGGGCTAGAAGAGTCTCCTCCAACTACACGCGACGACATAACTTGGCAAGGGAGGTCCATGTCAAATTTGTGCACTCTGTAACGTGTGAAAGAATTCAGAGGAAAGCCAAAGAGCAGgagttgaaatggaaagatgtcaaAATTAAAGTGTTGAAGGATGTCCCCTGGGAAGTTCGACAG
The sequence above is a segment of the Heteronotia binoei isolate CCM8104 ecotype False Entrance Well chromosome 15, APGP_CSIRO_Hbin_v1, whole genome shotgun sequence genome. Coding sequences within it:
- the TM9SF1 gene encoding transmembrane 9 superfamily member 1 — translated: MAPRPFLVPLFSLLSLFSAASSESHYKQGASVMLYVNKVGPYHNPQETYHYYQLPVCSPENIRHKSLTLGEVLDGDRMAESMYEIRFRENVEKKVLCGMELSPQQVERLRQAIEELYYFEFVVDDLPLRGFVGYMEESGFLPHSHKIGLWTHLDFHFEWNGDRIIYANVSVRDVKPTSLDDVRGSGALSVTHTYSVRWSETTSERRGERRGSRGGDDGFFPRTLEIHWLSIINSMVLVFLLVGFVVVILMRVLKNDLARYNLDEEASSSSSGDDFDQGDNGWKIIHTDVFRFPPCRSLLCAVLGVGSQFLALGTGIIGMALLGMFNVHRHGAINSAAILLYALTCCVSGYVSSNFYRQIGGERWVWNILLTTSLFSAPFFLTWSVVNSVHWANGSTQALPATTILLLLTVWLLVGFPLTVIGGIFGKNRGGPFDAPCRTKNIAREIPPQPWYKSTLVHMTIGGFLPFSAISVELYYIFATVWGREQYTLYGILFFVFAILLSVGACISIALTYFQLSGEDYRWWWRSVLSAGSTGLFIFLYSVFYYSRRSNMSGAVQTVEFFGYSLLTGYVFFLMLGTISFFASLKFIRYIYVNLKMD